The following is a genomic window from Micromonospora cathayae.
CTCGCCCTGGTCGAGGGGGAGGTGCACCTGGTCGGCGCGGACCTGCTCGACACCTGCACCGCGCTGCTCGACCGGATGCTCGGCGGCGGCGGCGAGCTGGTCACCCTGCTGGCCGGCGCGGACGCCCCGGCGGGGCTGACCGACGCGGTCCGCGCGCATGTCGCCCGGCACTGGCCGTTCGTCGAGGTCCAGGCGTACGCCGGGGGCCAACCGCACTATCCGCTCCTGGTGGGGGTCGAGTGACCGAGTCGTGCACGGTGGACACACCGCTGAGGAAACTGGTCGGGGAGAAGACCGCCAAGGCCCTCGCCGGCCATCTCGACCTGCACACCGCCGGGGACCTGATCTACCACTTCCCCCGCCGGTACGACGAGCGTGGCGAGCACACCGACATCCGTTCGCTGGACGTCGGCGAGCAGGTGACGGTGCTGGCCCAGGTGCAGAAGACCGCGATACGCCCGATGCGGCAGCGCCGGGGCAACCTGCTCGAGGTCACCGTCGGGGACGGCTCCGGCGGCGTGCTCAGCCTCACCTTCTTCGGCAACCAGGCGTGGCGGGAACGGGAGCTGCGGCCCGGCCGGTGGGGGCTGTTCGCCGGCAAGGTGACCGAGTTCCGGGGTCGACGCCAGCTCAACGGCCCGGAGTACGTCCTGCTCGGCGAGGGCGGTGAGGGCGAGGCGGCGGCCAGCGAGGAGGTCGAGGAGTTCGCCGGGGCGCTGATCCCGGTGTACCCGGCCGCCGCGGCGGTGCCCACCTGGGTGATCGCCAAGTGCGTCCGTACCGTGCTGGACACCTTCACCCCGCCGGAGGATCCGCTGCCGGCGACCGTCCGGGCCACCCGCAACCTGGTCGGTCTGGCGGAGGCGCTGCGCGAGATCCACCGGCCGTCGGCGAAGGAGACGCTGTACCGCGCCCGGCGGCGGCTCAAGTGGGACGAGGCGTTCGCCGTGCAGGTGACCCTGGTGCAGCGCAAGCTCCGGGCCGCCGACTGGCCGGCCCGCCCCCGGCCCCCGAAACCGGACGGGCTGCTCGCCGCCTTCGACGCCGACCTGCCGTACGAGCTGACCGGCGGGCAGCGGGACGTGGGCCGGGAGATCGCCGCCGACCTGGCGACCGCGCACCCGATGCACCGGCTGTTGCAGGGCGAGGTCGGCTCCGGCAAGACGCTCGTTGCGTTGCGGGCCATGCTCCAGGTGGTCGACGCCGGCGGGCAGGCCGCCCTGCTGGCCCCGACCGAGGTGCTCGCCGCCCAGCACCACCGGGGCATCACCGAACTGCTCGGCCCGCTGGCCCGGGCCGGCGAACTGGGGGCGGCCGAGCAGGCCACCCGGGTCGAGCTGGTCACCGGTTCGCTGGGCGCGGCGGCCCGCCGCCGGGCGCTGGCCGAGGTCGCCGAGGGCCGCGCCGGCATCGTGCTCGGCACCCACGCCCTGCTGTACGAGGGCGTCGACTTCGCCGACCTGGGCCTGGTGGTGGTGGACGAGCAGCACCGGTTCGGGGTGGAGCAGCGGGACGCGTTGCGCGCCAAGGCCGACCAGCCGCCGCACGTGCTGGTGATGACGGCCACCCCGATCCCGCGGACGGTCGCCATGACCGTCTACGGCGACCTGGAGGTGTCCACCCTCGCCCAGTTGCCGCAGGGCCGTTCGCCGATCGCCTCGCACGTGGTGCCGGCCGCCGAGAAACCCGCCTACCTGGACCGGGCCTGGCGTCGACTGCGCGAGGAGGTGGCCGCCGGCCACCAGGCGTACGTGGTCTGTCCCCGGATCGGGGAGGGGCCGGCCAGCGAGGAGGAGGCCCCGAAGGAGGACGACTCCGGTCGGCGACCGCCGCTGGCGGTGACCGAGGTGGCCCCGCTGCTGGCCGAGGGCCCGCTGCACGGGCTGCGGATCGGCGTGCTGCACGGGAAACAGCCGGCCGACGAGAAGGACGCGGTGATGCGCGCCTTCGCCGCCGGTGAGCTGGACGTGCTGGTCGCCACCACCGTGGTGGAGGTGGGCGTGAACGTGCCGAACGCCACCGTGATGATCGTGCTGGACGCCGACCGGTTCGGTGTCTCCCAGCTGCACCAGCTGCGGGGCCGGGTGGGGCGGGGTTCCGCCGCCGGGCTGTGCCTGCTGGTGACCGAGGCGGGGGAGGGCACCCCGGCCCGGGAACGGCTGACCGCGGTCGCCTCCACCACGGACGGTTTCAAGCTCGCCGAGCTGGATCTGGAGCAGCGCCGCGAGGGCGACGTGCTGGGTGCCACCCAGTCCGGTCGCCGTTCGCACCTGCGGTTGCTGTCCCTGCTCCGCGA
Proteins encoded in this region:
- the recG gene encoding ATP-dependent DNA helicase RecG, translating into MTESCTVDTPLRKLVGEKTAKALAGHLDLHTAGDLIYHFPRRYDERGEHTDIRSLDVGEQVTVLAQVQKTAIRPMRQRRGNLLEVTVGDGSGGVLSLTFFGNQAWRERELRPGRWGLFAGKVTEFRGRRQLNGPEYVLLGEGGEGEAAASEEVEEFAGALIPVYPAAAAVPTWVIAKCVRTVLDTFTPPEDPLPATVRATRNLVGLAEALREIHRPSAKETLYRARRRLKWDEAFAVQVTLVQRKLRAADWPARPRPPKPDGLLAAFDADLPYELTGGQRDVGREIAADLATAHPMHRLLQGEVGSGKTLVALRAMLQVVDAGGQAALLAPTEVLAAQHHRGITELLGPLARAGELGAAEQATRVELVTGSLGAAARRRALAEVAEGRAGIVLGTHALLYEGVDFADLGLVVVDEQHRFGVEQRDALRAKADQPPHVLVMTATPIPRTVAMTVYGDLEVSTLAQLPQGRSPIASHVVPAAEKPAYLDRAWRRLREEVAAGHQAYVVCPRIGEGPASEEEAPKEDDSGRRPPLAVTEVAPLLAEGPLHGLRIGVLHGKQPADEKDAVMRAFAAGELDVLVATTVVEVGVNVPNATVMIVLDADRFGVSQLHQLRGRVGRGSAAGLCLLVTEAGEGTPARERLTAVASTTDGFKLAELDLEQRREGDVLGATQSGRRSHLRLLSLLRDADLIRDARAEAIALVEEDPELARHPALAASVAALVDAERAEYLEKG